A single genomic interval of Pseudomonadota bacterium harbors:
- a CDS encoding MFS transporter: MVLRHRDFRLLWFGQTVSQLGNQFNYIALAWMVLQATGSSIAMGGVYLAQVLPNALFGWVAGLAVDRFDRRRLMIACSLARGLLVAALPLAFSEGRMPMALVYGVTFAVSTLTLVFYASEKTVIPELVPEALLTEANAYAEMTSQISSLAGPVLAGLLIAVTPSPVYALWIDVVGFGVSALALSLLAWRPAARGPEADGGVLREAIEGLTFLRANRFILVVCLTATAVNLLVGPYSVIFPVLADRDLHAGSVGFGWLMGGLGGGMLLGSMAAQALTRLFSDAVIIYGGMLIVGLAFAGVGLAPTLVLASMAAAVAGFAVAPGNAVILTLVQRSTPPRLQGRVFATLFAVVNVAVPAGVAIVSAFIDRVGARPMLLGIGALTVCVAITAWLVLPPEPSLPDAASDTPSGNEANPSPISPA, from the coding sequence ATGGTGCTGCGTCATCGCGATTTCCGCCTTCTCTGGTTCGGTCAGACCGTCTCACAGCTGGGCAACCAGTTCAACTACATCGCCCTGGCCTGGATGGTTCTGCAAGCCACCGGCTCGAGCATCGCCATGGGCGGCGTCTACCTCGCCCAGGTGCTCCCCAACGCCCTGTTCGGATGGGTCGCCGGCCTGGCGGTCGATCGCTTCGACCGCCGCAGGCTCATGATCGCTTGCAGCCTCGCGCGCGGCCTGCTCGTGGCCGCGCTTCCCCTCGCGTTTTCCGAGGGGCGCATGCCCATGGCGCTGGTCTACGGCGTGACATTCGCCGTCTCGACGCTTACCCTGGTGTTCTACGCCTCGGAGAAGACCGTGATTCCGGAGCTCGTGCCCGAGGCGCTGCTCACCGAAGCCAATGCCTACGCCGAGATGACGTCGCAGATCTCGTCACTCGCCGGCCCGGTGCTGGCGGGTCTGCTCATCGCGGTGACTCCGTCGCCCGTGTACGCGCTGTGGATCGACGTGGTGGGCTTCGGCGTCTCGGCCCTGGCGCTCAGCCTTCTGGCCTGGCGACCCGCGGCCCGCGGCCCCGAGGCAGACGGAGGCGTGCTTCGCGAGGCCATTGAGGGGCTCACCTTTCTGCGCGCCAACCGGTTCATTCTCGTCGTCTGTCTGACAGCGACGGCGGTGAACCTGCTCGTGGGGCCGTACTCGGTCATCTTCCCCGTGCTCGCCGACCGAGATCTGCACGCCGGATCAGTGGGATTCGGATGGCTCATGGGCGGCCTGGGTGGCGGCATGCTGCTGGGGTCGATGGCGGCCCAGGCGCTGACCCGCCTCTTCAGCGACGCCGTGATCATCTACGGCGGCATGCTCATCGTGGGCCTGGCCTTCGCCGGCGTGGGCCTGGCGCCAACCCTCGTGCTGGCATCGATGGCCGCCGCCGTCGCGGGATTTGCCGTGGCTCCGGGCAATGCCGTGATACTGACCCTGGTGCAGCGCAGCACGCCGCCTCGGCTGCAGGGGCGCGTGTTCGCCACCCTCTTCGCGGTGGTGAACGTGGCGGTGCCCGCGGGGGTGGCCATCGTGTCGGCCTTCATCGACCGCGTGGGCGCGCGTCCGATGCTGCTCGGCATCGGCGCGCTCACCGTGTGCGTGGCCATCACCGCCTGGCTCGTGCTGCCTCCAGAGCCGTCGCTGCCTGACGCTGCCAGCGACACCCCGAGCGGGAACGAGGCGAACCCATCGCCAATCTCCCCCGCATGA